The region CGGCAGGAGCTGATCTGTGCCTTACCCAGCAGGGCCTCCACACACTTGACGTGGTTCCCGCGCACGGCGTAGAGCAGGGGGGTGCCCCCGTTCTGtggggtgccagggcagggagaggtcGTTCCTGGTGCCACgcggctcctgctgctcccgcTGTCCCTCAGGGGCTGCGCCACACGCTGGGATCCAGCCCCGCCTCTCCCAGTTCCAGACTGggatccagcccagcctctcccagtTCCAGACtgggatcccagcccagcctctcccagtTCCACACTGggatccagcccagcctctcccagtTCCAGACTGGGATCCCaacccagcctctcccagctccagactgggatcccagcccagcctctcccagctccagactggGATCCCaacccagcctctcccagctccacactgggatcccagcccagcctctcccagtTCCAGACTGggatccagcccagcctctcccagctccaCACTGGGATCCCATtgcagcctctcccagctccagactggGATCCCaacccagcctctcccagctccacactgggatcccagcccagcctctcccagtTCCAGACTGggatccagcccagcctctcccagctccagactgggatcccagcccagcctctcccagctccagactggTGTCCCCTGGCcatgctggtggcactggggaggcttgtcctgctgtccccgctgtccccactgtccctgctgtcccccagccGGGGCTGGCCCTCACCCAGTCGTAGGTGTTGATGTCCACGTCCCTGTCCAGCAGCATGGTGACGATGTCGGTGTAGCCGCCcatgctggccagggccagcgCGCTCTCCCGCTCCTTGGCCAGCGCGTGGGGATCGGcgccctggggacagcggggatgGCCCGGTGACACTGACCCACAGTGGGGTGACACTGACACTGACCCACAGCGGGGACGGCCCGGTGACACTGACACTGCCCACAGCCCGGTGACACTGACCCACAgcggggacagcctggggacactgacCCACAGCAGGGTGACACTGACACTGACCCACAgcggggacagcctggggacactgacCCACAGTGGGGTGACACTGACACTgacccacagcagggacagcccagtgACACTGCCCACAgcggggacagcctggggacactgacccacagctgggacagcctggggacactgacCCACAGCAGGGTGACACTGACACTGACCCACAgcggggacagcctggggacactgacccacagctgggacagcctggggacactgacccacagcggggacagcccggtgacactgacactgctcacagcagggaCATCTGGGTCACACTGCCCACAGCCACCCTCCCTGGGCTGACAtcgcccctgcagcagcccagggacagtggggacagagaCAGATCCCAGGCTTAAAAagggaaatcccaggatggAGGAGAGATCCAGGATTAAAGACAGAGGTCCTGGAGTAAATGAGGGAGATCACAGAGCATTAAAAAGAGATCCCCAGGATGAAAGACGGGTCCCAGGGTCAAGGACAAATCCCCAGGGTCAAGGACAGACACCAGGATCAAGGACAGACACCAGGACTAAAGACAGGTCCCAGAATTAAGGACAGACCCCTGGATCAAGGAAGATCCCAGGATCAAGGACAGGTCCCAGGATCAAGGACAGGTCCCACAGGTCCCAGACAGGGTTCAGGACAGCCCCCAGATCCAGGACAGGTCCCAGAACATTCTGGAAGCCCCGGAGCCCCCACGGCCTCACCCACTCCAGGAGGTGCCGCACGGTCTCGATCTCCCCGAAAGCTGCAGCCCAGATCAGGGGGGTGAAGCCTCTCTCGTCGGGTTTGTTCACCAAATTCTCACCTGGGCAGgcgaccacagccaggtgagcccccagtgcccccagttcaACCAGTAAGGGCTGCTAAACCacctcagccagctgctgggtGGTTGGAAtggatttttgaggatttttccGATCTCCAAAACTGGAGAAATctccaccaaaaaaccccaattccaaTCCCAGTGGTTTTATGGCTGAGTGAAAACCGAGTGTGAGGTCACCAGAGGGACACCAACCTTTCCTCAGGTGCTCCTTCAGCTGGATGAGCTCCCCTTGGGCAGCGAGCTGGTGGATGGACAGCGCTGGAAGAGACAAATCCATCAGGGAAAAGGAACTCCCTGCACATCTGGGggtgggagctgccccagggtgaccccagccccgtcccctgctgtccccatgtcccctgcagcccctggggacgCTGGTGGCACTCACTGTCCAGTGTGGCCGGCAGTGCTGACACCTCGTTGCCTCGCTgtctgttggtcagggtgttggaaTGCTTCAGGGGGAAACCTGGGACACAGAGGGTCTGCAGTTTATTCTCCATTAATTTGGGGTTATTCTCCATTAATTTGGGGTTACTCTCCATCAATTCAGGGTTATTCTCCATTAATTTCTGGTTTACTTTATGTTTATTCATTCTCTATTCGTTTACtctccatttatttatttatttatttatttatttactctcCATTAATTTcaggtttattttctgtttatttaaatCCACAccacccagctccatcctcctgttTCCCATCCCTGCCCGGCTCCGCTTGGGAATCCCAAAGTGTTTCCAGCCCCTTGATCTGAGGTTTTATTGGgaaaaatccaaggaaaatgagaatttcCCATCTCCAGTTGCAGCATGGAGCTGCAGCGACctctcagggctggcaggaggagcGGGCACCAAAcgttgggattgggatgggatttccCACATTTGAGGCTCcttcctgggatttttgggacGGGGGACCCCAGGGAATTTCCCCTCTGCGCCCCACTCACCGTCCAGGGCCGGGGCCTCGCTGGGGCTCGGGGAATCCACGGGAGCAGCCGAGGAATTCCGGGGGCTCTCGGCTCCACCTGCAGCCTCGGTGTCACCCTGGGGCTCcttttggggtgtcccgggCGGTGCCATCCAGCTCGGGATGCCCCAAACGCCCCCCGGTGTGCAGGAGGATCCGGGCTCAGTTTGTGCCCAGCATCCCCAACTCACCGTCCCCACGTTCCGGGAGCGCTGCGTCCCCGTCCTGCCGGGGACACGCCGAGGGGGCCCCGCTGTCCCCCATGCTGCCTCttcacccttttcccccttttccacCCAATTCTGGGGGGTCCCGGGCTCCAGGGGCGCTCCCCGACGGCTCCTTCGCCTTCCCTGgccagggatggggtgggagaggggacagggacggaCCCCGAGTGCCTGAGACCCCCACGCTGCAGCGGGGCTGGGGTCCCCTTGCGCTCCCCATCCCGGTCCCTGGGTACCCCCCGTTCTCCTCGCCCCGTTTCTGGGATCTTCCCTTCCCCGTCCCACACTCGGTTCCCATCTCTGTCCCTGGGCTCCCCCTCTCTGTCCCCGCTCCCGGGATCGCCATTCCCGGCGCTTCCCACACTCCCAACCTCCGCTCCCGCAGCTCCTCCGagcccgggacccccgggccctccccatcccttctcccagcccctcaccgCCGGTCCCGATCCCTTTCCCGCCCCCGGTTCCCGTTCTCGggtcccgttcccgttcccgatCCTTTTCCCGATCCCATCCCCGGATCCCGATCCCGTTCCCGGTCTCACCGCCGCCTCCCGGCTCTCCCGCCCCTCATTTCCCGTTCCCGATCCGTTCCCCATCCCTTCCTcatcctgttcccattcccggtTCCCATCCCCGGTTCCCGTTCCCGGTCTCACCGCCGCCTCCTGGCTCACCGCCCCTTCCTTCCCGTCCCTGATCCGTCCCCGGTTCCCGTCCCCGTTCCCGGTCCGTTCCGATCCGTTCCCATCCCCGTTCCCGTCCCCGTTCCCGTCCCCGGTTCCCGATCCGTTCCCGGTCTCACCGCCGCCTCCCGGTCTCACCGCCCCTCCCTTCCCGTTCCTgcggggcccggcggggccggggcggcccGGGGGGTTCGGGGAGCGCGGCCCGGCCCCACGTCCCGCCGAGAGCGGCCTTAAAGCGACACGAGGGGGTGGCAGCGGGACCGCCTGGCCcgggggacaccttggggacacctcgAGGACACCGCGGTACCGAGGGGGGGCAAAGGCCGCGACACCCCCAGACTCCTCTCAGGGCAGCACGGCCAAACCGGGAGCCACCGAGTGTCCCCGCGGTGACAAACCGGGAGCCACCGAGTGTCCCCGCGGGTGACAACGGAGACCTGG is a window of Agelaius phoeniceus isolate bAgePho1 chromosome 29, bAgePho1.hap1, whole genome shotgun sequence DNA encoding:
- the RFXANK gene encoding DNA-binding protein RFXANK isoform X2, coding for MGDSGAPSACPRQDGDAALPERGDGGAESPRNSSAAPVDSPSPSEAPALDGFPLKHSNTLTNRQRGNEVSALPATLDTLSIHQLAAQGELIQLKEHLRKGENLVNKPDERGFTPLIWAAAFGEIETVRHLLEWGADPHALAKERESALALASMGGYTDIVTMLLDRDVDINTYDWNGGTPLLYAVRGNHVKCVEALLACGADLTEEADSGYTPMDLAVALGHKKVQQVIENHILKLFQNKKRKK
- the RFXANK gene encoding DNA-binding protein RFXANK isoform X1; this encodes MGDSGAPSACPRQDGDAALPERGDGGAESPRNSSAAPVDSPSPSEAPALDGFPLKHSNTLTNRQRGNEVSALPATLDTLSIHQLAAQGELIQLKEHLRKGENLVNKPDERGFTPLIWAAAFGEIETVRHLLEWGADPHALAKERESALALASMGGYTDIVTMLLDRDVDINTYDWNGGTPLLYAVRGNHVKCVEALLACGADLTEEADSGYTPMDLAVALGHKKAGYREPHPEAVPEQEEEEVRQQLQLFPASPWPHPSTPGMEKSRNFCPRGAQASPWLPCPKPRDTHSSPGWTQQLRIGSKL